Proteins from one Limanda limanda chromosome 9, fLimLim1.1, whole genome shotgun sequence genomic window:
- the LOC133010934 gene encoding uncharacterized protein LOC133010934 isoform X1, with protein MDNDVEPTTILLKTISEEFRRITSKDLLGTFNASLERFGPGLLKLYRTKKGGFGQEMEDLLDKLDDQTSDIVTHRKTAALRGLPIFLREDTKKVFMKCLDTDILAPVLEGASVAILTILDDEADISHARDHAVVLEGGIVLHEMENLSSAFAYLFGLLYALNINYPKQLRYTFEAIQTIFFELGGSRCSQRTRSLKTKLLF; from the exons atggACAACGACGTGGAGCCCACAACAATTTTGCTCAAGACG ATATCTGAAGAATTTCGGCGTATCACCAGCAAAGACCTCCTGGGGACTTTTAATGCATCTCTTGAAAGATTTGGACCTGGCCTGCTAAAACTCTACCGGACTAAGAAGGGTGGTTTTGGCCAAGAAATGGAAGACCTCCTTGATAAACTCGATGATCAG ACATCTGACATTGTTACACACCGAAAGACAGCAGCACTGAGAGGCTTGCCCATTTTCCTCCGCGAAGATACCAAAAAGGTTTTCATGAAGTGCTTG GACACTGACATTTTGGCACCAGTGCTGGAAGGGGCATCTGTGGCCATCCTCACCATCCTAGATGACGAAGCCGACATCTCACATGCTCGAGACCATGCAGTTGTTTTGGAAGGGGGCATCGTGCTGCATGAAATGGAAAACCTCTCCTCTGCGTTCGCCTACCTCTTTGGCCTTCTATATGCCCTCAATATAAATTACCCCAAACAGTTGAGGTATACATTTGAAGCCATCCAGACTATCTTTTTTGAGCTTGGTGGCTCTCGGTGCTCCCAGCGCACAAGATCTTTGAAAacgaaacttttattttga
- the LOC133010934 gene encoding uncharacterized protein LOC133010934 isoform X2 yields the protein MISEEFRRITSKDLLGTFNASLERFGPGLLKLYRTKKGGFGQEMEDLLDKLDDQTSDIVTHRKTAALRGLPIFLREDTKKVFMKCLDTDILAPVLEGASVAILTILDDEADISHARDHAVVLEGGIVLHEMENLSSAFAYLFGLLYALNINYPKQLRYTFEAIQTIFFELGGSRCSQRTRSLKTKLLF from the exons ATG ATATCTGAAGAATTTCGGCGTATCACCAGCAAAGACCTCCTGGGGACTTTTAATGCATCTCTTGAAAGATTTGGACCTGGCCTGCTAAAACTCTACCGGACTAAGAAGGGTGGTTTTGGCCAAGAAATGGAAGACCTCCTTGATAAACTCGATGATCAG ACATCTGACATTGTTACACACCGAAAGACAGCAGCACTGAGAGGCTTGCCCATTTTCCTCCGCGAAGATACCAAAAAGGTTTTCATGAAGTGCTTG GACACTGACATTTTGGCACCAGTGCTGGAAGGGGCATCTGTGGCCATCCTCACCATCCTAGATGACGAAGCCGACATCTCACATGCTCGAGACCATGCAGTTGTTTTGGAAGGGGGCATCGTGCTGCATGAAATGGAAAACCTCTCCTCTGCGTTCGCCTACCTCTTTGGCCTTCTATATGCCCTCAATATAAATTACCCCAAACAGTTGAGGTATACATTTGAAGCCATCCAGACTATCTTTTTTGAGCTTGGTGGCTCTCGGTGCTCCCAGCGCACAAGATCTTTGAAAacgaaacttttattttga